One genomic window of Cupriavidus oxalaticus includes the following:
- a CDS encoding ABC transporter ATP-binding protein: MARSVTHEAAAGAAVIEVDRIRHAFGRQAVVKGLSFALARGNIACLLGPSGCGKTTVLRAIAGFEPLQDGRIVLDGRTVSSSDALVPPEQRRIGMVFQDYALFPHLDVAANVGFGLTRAGRAERAERVEEVLQLVGLAGSGRKYPHELSGGQQQRVALARALAPRPELLLLDEPFSNLDVDLRERLSLEVRAILKAQGTTAILVTHDQYEAFAMADEIGVMHDGVIEQWGSAHELYHRPASRFVAGFIGQGVLMPGHLRGDGRIEVELGMLHPAVPLQLPADAPVDVLVRPDDIVHDDASPMQAEVMHKAFRGAEILYTLRLASGGRVLALVPSHHNHAVGERIGIRAEIEDVVAFAA, encoded by the coding sequence ATGGCCCGCAGCGTCACCCACGAGGCTGCCGCCGGCGCCGCCGTTATCGAGGTCGACCGTATCCGGCATGCGTTCGGCCGGCAAGCGGTGGTCAAGGGCCTGTCGTTTGCGCTGGCGCGCGGCAACATCGCCTGCCTGCTGGGTCCCAGCGGCTGCGGCAAGACCACCGTGCTGCGCGCCATCGCCGGCTTCGAGCCGTTGCAGGACGGCCGCATCGTGCTGGACGGGAGGACCGTGTCGTCGTCGGACGCGCTGGTGCCGCCGGAGCAGCGCCGCATCGGCATGGTGTTCCAGGACTACGCGCTGTTCCCGCACCTGGACGTGGCCGCCAACGTCGGTTTCGGTCTGACCCGCGCCGGCCGTGCAGAGCGTGCGGAGCGGGTGGAAGAGGTGCTGCAGCTGGTCGGGCTTGCCGGCTCGGGCCGCAAGTATCCGCACGAGCTCTCGGGCGGCCAGCAGCAGCGGGTGGCGCTGGCGCGCGCACTGGCGCCGCGGCCCGAACTGCTGCTGCTCGACGAGCCGTTCTCCAACCTCGATGTCGATCTGCGCGAGCGCCTGAGCCTGGAAGTGCGCGCGATCCTGAAGGCACAAGGCACCACCGCCATCCTGGTTACGCATGACCAGTACGAGGCCTTTGCCATGGCCGACGAGATCGGCGTGATGCATGACGGCGTGATCGAGCAGTGGGGCAGTGCGCACGAGTTGTACCACCGCCCGGCGTCGCGCTTCGTCGCCGGCTTTATCGGGCAGGGGGTGCTGATGCCGGGGCACCTGCGCGGCGATGGGCGGATCGAAGTGGAGCTGGGCATGCTGCACCCGGCGGTGCCCCTGCAGCTGCCCGCGGATGCCCCGGTCGACGTGCTGGTACGTCCTGACGACATCGTCCACGACGACGCCAGCCCGATGCAGGCGGAGGTGATGCACAAGGCCTTCCGGGGCGCCGAGATCCTGTACACGCTGCGGCTGGCCAGCGGCGGCCGGGTGCTGGCGCTGGTGCCCTCGCACCACAACCACGCGGTGGGCGAGCGCATCGGCATCCGCGCGGAGATCGAGGACGTGGTCGCCTTTGCCGCCTAG
- a CDS encoding replication-associated recombination protein A gives MADSLFSDTPDRSRQPLAERLRPRTIDEVIGQQHLLGPGKPLRVAFESGEPHSMILWGPPGVGKTTLARLMADAFDAEFIALSAVLSGVKDIREAVERAEQFRAHGRRTLVFVDEVHRFNKSQQDAFLPHVESGLFTFIGATTENPSFEVNGALLSRAAVYVLKSLDDAELTQLALRASEELGGIAWQDEALQLIVASADGDGRKLLNNIEIVARAARTAGAAQIDTALLGSALSENLRRFDKGGDAFYDQISALHKSVRGSDPDAALYWFCRMIDGGADPRYLARRIVRMAWEDIGLADPRAARITLDAAETYERLGSPEGELALGQALIYLAIAPKSNAGYNAYNAARAFVGKDKSRAVPVHLRNAPTRLMKELGYGHAYRYAHDEPEAYAAGEHYFPDDLKAQGWYQPVPRGLEGKISEKLRHLRELDDAWHREQRAVKAREKAGKDGDKGGGKDQ, from the coding sequence GTGGCGGACTCGCTGTTCTCCGATACCCCTGACCGTTCCCGGCAACCGCTGGCCGAGCGCCTGCGCCCACGCACCATCGACGAGGTGATCGGGCAGCAGCACCTGCTGGGCCCGGGCAAGCCGCTGCGCGTGGCGTTCGAGTCGGGCGAGCCGCATTCGATGATCCTGTGGGGCCCGCCCGGCGTGGGCAAGACCACGCTGGCGCGGCTGATGGCCGATGCCTTCGACGCCGAGTTCATCGCGCTGTCGGCGGTGCTGTCGGGCGTCAAGGACATTCGCGAGGCGGTAGAGCGCGCCGAGCAGTTCCGCGCGCACGGGCGGCGCACGCTGGTGTTCGTCGACGAGGTGCACCGCTTCAACAAGAGCCAGCAGGATGCCTTCCTGCCGCACGTCGAGAGCGGGCTGTTCACCTTCATCGGCGCGACCACCGAGAATCCATCCTTCGAGGTCAACGGCGCCTTGCTGTCGCGCGCGGCGGTCTACGTGCTCAAGAGCCTGGACGATGCCGAGCTGACGCAGCTGGCCCTGCGCGCCAGCGAAGAGCTCGGCGGCATCGCGTGGCAGGACGAGGCACTGCAGCTGATCGTGGCCTCGGCCGATGGCGACGGGCGCAAGCTGCTGAACAACATAGAGATCGTGGCGCGTGCCGCACGCACCGCCGGGGCCGCGCAGATCGATACCGCGCTGCTGGGCAGCGCGCTGTCGGAAAACCTGCGCCGCTTCGACAAGGGCGGCGATGCCTTCTACGACCAGATCAGCGCGCTGCACAAGTCGGTGCGCGGCTCGGATCCCGACGCCGCCCTGTACTGGTTCTGCCGCATGATCGACGGCGGCGCCGATCCGCGCTACCTGGCGCGGCGCATCGTGCGCATGGCGTGGGAAGACATCGGGCTGGCCGATCCCCGCGCCGCGCGCATCACGCTGGACGCGGCCGAGACCTATGAGCGGCTGGGCTCGCCTGAGGGTGAACTCGCATTGGGCCAGGCGCTGATCTACCTGGCCATCGCGCCCAAGTCCAATGCCGGCTACAACGCGTACAACGCGGCACGCGCCTTCGTCGGCAAGGACAAGTCGCGAGCGGTGCCGGTGCACCTGCGCAATGCGCCGACAAGGCTGATGAAGGAGCTTGGCTACGGCCATGCCTACCGCTACGCGCACGACGAGCCCGAAGCCTACGCCGCCGGCGAGCACTATTTTCCGGACGACCTGAAGGCGCAGGGCTGGTACCAGCCGGTGCCGCGCGGGCTGGAAGGCAAGATTTCAGAGAAGCTGCGCCACCTGCGCGAGCTGGACGACGCCTGGCATCGCGAGCAGCGCGCGGTCAAAGCGCGGGAGAAAGCTGGCAAGGACGGCGACAAGGGCGGCGGCAAGGACCAGTAG
- the serS gene encoding serine--tRNA ligase, with product MLDIQLFRKDIDAVAQRLATRGFQLDVAAFQALEAERKQLQTQTEELQARRNSLSKQIGMLKGKGEDASAVMAEVGGIGDTLKASAARLDEIQAHLAELMLSIPNLPHESVPVGNDETQNAEVRRVGEPRQFDFAVRDHVDVGEKLGLDFDTAVKVTGSRFSMLRGGVARMNRALVQLMLDTHTQEHGYTEMYVPYIVNAASMRGTGQLPKFEEDLFKVPRKVGSEEGERIENFYLIPTAEVPLTNIVRDAIVAGEKLPLRFVAHTPCFRSEAGSYGKDTRGMIRQHQFDKVEMVQIVPAAQSFDALEELTGHAEAILKKLELPFRTIVLCTGDMGFGSTKTYDLEVWIPAQNTYREISSCSNMGDFQARRMQARMRAGQGKPELVHTLNGSGLAVGRTLVAILENYQNADGSVTVPAALQPYMGGVTRLEPEL from the coding sequence ATGCTCGACATCCAGCTGTTCCGCAAAGACATCGACGCCGTGGCGCAACGCCTTGCCACGCGCGGCTTCCAACTCGACGTGGCGGCGTTCCAGGCACTCGAGGCCGAACGCAAGCAACTGCAGACCCAGACCGAGGAACTGCAGGCGCGCCGCAACAGCCTGTCCAAGCAGATCGGCATGCTCAAGGGCAAGGGCGAGGACGCCTCGGCCGTGATGGCCGAAGTCGGTGGCATCGGCGACACACTCAAGGCCTCGGCCGCGCGGCTCGACGAGATCCAGGCGCATCTGGCGGAGCTGATGCTGTCGATCCCCAACCTGCCGCACGAAAGCGTGCCGGTGGGCAATGACGAGACCCAGAACGCCGAAGTGCGCCGCGTGGGCGAGCCGCGCCAGTTCGACTTTGCCGTGCGCGACCACGTCGACGTGGGCGAAAAGCTGGGCCTGGACTTCGATACCGCGGTCAAGGTGACCGGCTCGCGCTTCTCGATGCTGCGCGGCGGCGTGGCGCGCATGAACCGCGCGCTGGTGCAGCTGATGCTCGACACCCATACGCAGGAACACGGCTATACCGAAATGTACGTGCCGTATATCGTCAACGCCGCGTCGATGCGCGGCACCGGCCAGCTGCCCAAGTTCGAGGAAGACCTGTTCAAGGTGCCGCGCAAGGTCGGCAGCGAGGAAGGCGAGCGCATCGAAAACTTCTACCTGATCCCGACCGCCGAGGTGCCGCTGACCAATATCGTGCGCGACGCCATCGTCGCCGGCGAGAAGCTGCCGCTGCGCTTCGTCGCGCATACGCCGTGCTTCCGCTCGGAAGCAGGTTCGTACGGCAAGGACACCCGCGGCATGATCCGCCAGCACCAGTTCGACAAGGTCGAGATGGTGCAGATCGTTCCGGCCGCGCAATCGTTCGACGCGCTGGAAGAACTGACCGGCCACGCCGAGGCGATCCTGAAGAAGCTGGAACTGCCGTTCCGCACCATCGTGCTGTGCACGGGGGACATGGGCTTCGGCAGCACCAAGACCTATGACCTCGAAGTGTGGATCCCCGCGCAGAACACCTACCGCGAGATCAGCTCGTGCTCGAACATGGGCGACTTCCAGGCGCGCCGCATGCAGGCACGCATGCGCGCGGGGCAGGGCAAGCCGGAGCTGGTGCACACGCTGAACGGCTCGGGCCTGGCTGTGGGCCGCACGCTGGTGGCCATCCTCGAGAACTACCAGAACGCCGACGGCTCGGTCACGGTGCCGGCCGCGCTGCAGCCTTACATGGGCGGCGTCACTCGCCTGGAACCGGAGCTGTAA